The Phycisphaerales bacterium genome includes a region encoding these proteins:
- a CDS encoding YkgJ family cysteine cluster protein: MSTPAPSAPWYADGLRFACTQCGNCCSGAPGYVWVNSEEIEQMATFLSLTPTEFNKRHVRRVGRGRSLLEHRNGDCEFLDRHSDGKTACRIHSVRPVQCRTWPFWSSNLGTPQAWREASRGCPGMDTGAHYPLPVIQAALTENGTRPL, translated from the coding sequence GTGAGCACACCTGCTCCGAGTGCTCCCTGGTACGCCGACGGGCTGCGCTTCGCGTGTACCCAATGCGGCAACTGCTGCAGTGGCGCGCCGGGCTATGTGTGGGTCAATTCCGAAGAAATCGAGCAAATGGCTACCTTCCTCAGTCTGACACCCACCGAGTTTAACAAGCGGCACGTTCGCCGTGTCGGCCGAGGCCGCAGTCTGCTGGAGCACCGCAACGGCGATTGTGAGTTCCTCGACCGCCACTCTGACGGCAAAACCGCCTGCCGCATCCATTCCGTGCGCCCGGTCCAGTGCCGCACATGGCCATTCTGGTCGTCTAACCTCGGTACCCCACAGGCCTGGCGGGAGGCGTCCCGGGGATGCCCCGGCATGGACACAGGGGCCCACTATCCCCTACCTGTCATCCAGGCCGCCCTCACGGAAAACGGCACCCGTCCC
- a CDS encoding SEC-C domain-containing protein — protein sequence MSDQFKKHFDRIQERKRQSSDVVDPDAPPLPDEPVEQAQAGRTTGRNDPCPCNSGKKFKKCCGKAS from the coding sequence CAGTTCAAGAAGCACTTCGACCGCATCCAGGAGCGTAAACGACAGTCCTCCGATGTCGTTGACCCCGACGCCCCACCGCTGCCGGATGAGCCCGTGGAGCAGGCCCAGGCAGGCCGAACAACCGGCCGTAACGATCCTTGCCCCTGTAACTCGGGCAAGAAATTCAAAAAATGTTGCGGGAAGGCATCGTGA